GGTATTTCCGATACAGGAGTGATAGCCAGGACCGATAAGGCTGTAGAGCAAATAGTTTCGGCTATTGGCGTCGCCAAAGACAACTTGTCGGAAAATATTGTTATTAAATTCCTTCAGTTCGATATTTTCGGCTTCAGCCGTGGGGCGGCGGCGGCCCGCCATTTCGCGAATCGCATACACGCTGAAGACAATGCGGTGATTAAGGCCATCCGTCAGGGAATGGGGGAAATAGAATATCGAGGCGCACCGTCAGGAAAAATTCGCTTTATTGGTATCTTCGATACCGTTGCGGCTATCGGCACGCCAGCAAACGGCCTCAACCCCCATAGTGCAGATACCGGGGATGTTAATATCATTTTGCGTCCGGGTATTGCGGAAAAAGTCTTCCACATCACCGCACAAAATGAGTGTCGTTTTAATTTCGCCCTTAATAGCGTTCAGCCTGCATGGCCAGAACTGGCGCTGCCCGGTGCTCATTCCGATATTGGTGGGGGGTATCTGCCTCTGGAGCAGGAAAACCTCTATTTGACACGTCCTGAGGCCGAAACCGTCCCGTTCAATCAACCCGGCCAGGAAACTCGGGTTTATCGCCAGGCAATGGCGCAACAGGCTCAACTTGCAAATACATCGGCTATTGCTCCAGTCGTGCGCACCAATAAAGTTACTGGCGAAACCTGGTACGACGACAGAATGCCACAGGATCGCTACGGTAACTTTTAGAAGCGCAGTTTTGCAGCCCTGGTTATGCGCAAGCGCATAGTGAAGAATGACTGGTCGAAGGTTGTGCTGCGGGTGATGCTGGATGCTGCGCAGGAGGCGGGAGTTTTGTTTGATCCCATTCGTGATACAAATAAGGAATTGCAACTCCCACCAGAACTTCTCCCCTATTGCAGCCAGGCACTCTCCATCGGAAAACGCGCTCGTACAGGGAAAACCATGTCCGGTTTTACCACCGATGAAATAGACCTGATAGCCAAGGAATATATTCACTGTTCGGCAAACTGGAATGCGGTCGAGGTGGATGAGAAAGGCCAAATGAGCGGTGGAACGTCAGTTGCGGAAATTATTTTCACCGATCGTCCCGATGAAGAAGGGCGACGTACGGTATACAACATGGACGGTAAAAAAGTATGAATATTAAAAAAATATTAGCTCTGTCACTCCTGCTGGCACTGGCGGGATGTCAGGCAGAAAAAACATCGCAAGACTGTTGTTCATCCCTGGCAGCGAAGGGGGACTGGACGCTGCCTTATGGGGAGTGGCAATTCGATTTCTTCACCCCGAAGCTCCTACCAGCGGTAGTTACTCACGCTCGGATAATTGATACAGCCGGATATTTGTACACTTTCAATACACTTGATAGCACCCAGGATGATCCAAATGTTGTTGGCGCATGGAATAACAATACACGAACCACTTCTTTGCACTTCAATAAAGCCAGGCAGCCGCCACAATATATGATCTTCTGCTGGGATTCGATCATTGATAAAAAAAGCTATGAAACGAGTCTGTTTTTCCCTGAATCGGTGTGGAGAAAAATGAGGATTTCCACAGGTAAAGATATGTTCGGCAATATAGCGTGGTATGACACGATACTGTTTGGTCTGGCACCTGAAGGTAAGGTCAGAGTGTGGTTGCAGAACAGTGCCGGAGGTGAAAATTATCCGGTTCCCGTGGAGAAATTAAAAACGGTGTCCGGCGATCGGATGACCGTCTGTAAGGGAATAACACAAAGTGATTTTTCTTATGGCTATGATCAGGACATAAAAGACTTCATCAAAGGAAAAACCTACCCGTACGGTGCCTGGTGAGCGGGTTTGGATTTATCCATGGAGGGTAAAAATATGAGAGTTAATACCATTCTGAGTCTGTCATTTCTGCTGGTACTGGTGGGATGTCAGGCAGAAAAAACATCGCAAGACTGTTGTTCTTCTCCTGTAGCGAAGGGAGACTGGACGCTGCCTTATGGCGAGTGGGAGTTTGCATTTATGACTCCCAACGCCCTTCCCGCAACGGTGACGCGCGTAGGTATCATTGATACTGCGGGTTATCTCTATGACATGCGCACACTGGATGGGACTCATGATGATCCTGATAGCATTGGTACATGGAGCAAACTTGTTCGAAGTGGATCGGTATATTTCAATAAAGCTAAGCAGCCGCCGCAATATATGATTTTCTGCTGGGATTCGATCATCGATAAAAAAAGCTATGAAACGAGTCTGTTTTTCCCGGAATCGGTGTGGAGAAAAATGATGACCCCGGCGGAGTATAAGTCTCGTTCAGGCAAAACTGTCTGGTATAAAACGATGTTGTTTGGCCTGGCCCCTGAAGGAAAAGTCAGGGTCTGGCTACAGGATGTAGGCGATCATCCAAATTACCCGGTTCCCGTGGAGAAGTTAAAAACGGTGTCCGGCGATCTGATGACCGTCTGCAAGGGAATGAGTAAGCATCCTGAAGGGTATGAATACTACGGGGAAACCCCTGACTTCATCAAAGGAAAAACCTACCCGTACGGCGCCTGGTGAGTGGGTTTGGATTTATCCATGGAGGGTAAAAATATGAGAGTTACTACCATTCTGAGTCTGTCATTCCTGCTGGCACTGGCAGGATGTCAGGCAGAAAAAACATCGCAAGACTGTTGTTCATCCCTGGCAGCGAAGGGGGACTGGACGCTGCCTTATGGGGAGTGGGAGTTTGCATTTATGACTCCCAACGCCCTTCCCGCGACGGTGACGCGCGTAGGTATCATTGATACTGCGGGTTATCTCTATGACATGCGCACCCTGGATGGAACTCATGACGATCCTGATAGTGTTGGTACCTGGAGTAAGCTTGTTCGAAGTGGATCGGTATATTTCAATAAAGCCAGGCAGCCGCCGCAATATATGATTTTCTGCTGGGATTCGATCATCGATAAAAAAAGCTATGAAACGAGTCTATTTTTCCCGGAGCCAGTGTGGAGAAAAATGATGACCCCGGCGGAGTATAAGTCTCGTTCAGGCAAAACTGTCTGGTATAAAACGATGTTGTTTGGTCTGGCCCCTGAAGGAAAAGTCAGGGTCTGGCTACAGGATGTAGGCGATCATCCAAATTACCCGGTTCCCGTGGAGAAATTAAAAACGGTGTCCGGCGATCGGATGACCGTCTGCAAGGGAATAACACAAAGTGATTTTTCTTATGGCTATGATCAGGACATAAAAGACTTCATTAAAGGAAAAACCTACCCGTACGGCGCCTGGTGAGTGGATATTTTTAACGTCGCAACTATTTAAAACTGACTAAACTTTCCCCGGCGGCAGTCGATAACAATTAATCGTTCTGTCACCGGGAAAAGAGCAATGTTGAGAAATTTGTCTATTCGCACGGGGCTGCTGACGTTATTGGCAGTCATGACCTTCCTGTTGTTAGTTGTCAGCGGCATGGGTATTTACGCTCTGCAACAAAGCTCTATTTCACTCAAGAATATCAATCGCTTGCAGGGCGAACAGATGGTGCGCTTGTCTGATGGTTATGTTTCGTTATTGCGTGCGCGTAACGGAGCGGGGCAGGCCGTTCGGCAGATGGAAATTGGGATGATGGAAGATGCGACTAAATCAACCGATTATGTCGCAAGCGACGTTGCAGCAGCGCAGCAGCAGCTAAAAGAGTTTATCGACAGCGGCGTGGACGATGAAGAAGGGAATCGACTCATTCAGAACCTTTCGCAAAGCTATGCGGAATACCTCGCAAAAGGCATCAACCCGATGCTGGCCGCGCTCAACAAACAAAGCCCCGATGATTATTATGATTTGCTGGAGCATGTGCTGATCCCGCAGGCCCAGAAGTTTGATACAGATGTAGATATTTTCAAACAGTGGGGCGAGCAGCGCGGCAACAACGAAGTTGAAGCGGTGCAACGGCATAAGACTCTCGTCCTGACGTTTATCATTATCGCCGCCTTGCTTACCGCCGGAATTATTGTGCTGGTATGGCTGGCACTGCGTCATTTACTGCTTAAACCGCTCAATCAGTCGATTGAGCAACTGGAGTTTGTCGCCAAAGGTGATTTAACCCAGCCGTTGCCACCTGCAGGCAATAATGAGTTTGGTCGCCTGGCCGCGGCCATTACGGTGATGCGCGATTCGCTAATGGAATCCGTGAGCCGTGTGCGTGATGCCAGCTCGCAAATTGATACGGGCAGCCGCGAACTGGCGGCAGGCAACCAGAATCTGGCCCAGCGCACCGAATCAACAGCGACATCCCTTGAGCAAACCGCTGCCAGCATGGAGCAGATTACGGCGACGGTGAAACAGAACGCCGACAACGCAGAGCAGGCACATAAACTGGCAAAAGATGTCTCCGAAACCGCCGATCGCGGCAGCGAAATGGTGTGCTACGTAATTGAAAAGATGCGCGATATTTCAAGCAGTTCTGACAGAATTGCAGACATCCTGAGCGTGATTGACGGCATTGCGTTCCAGACCAATATCCTGGCGCTGAATGCCTCGGTTGAAGCCGCTCGCGCCGGTGAGCAAGGGCGCGGTTTTGCGGTAGTTGCGGGTGAAGTTCGCACGTTAGCGAGCCGCAGTGCAGATGCGGCAAAAGAGATACGCACCCTGATTTCAGATTCGCAAAATCACGTCGGTGAAGGCCGCGAACTGGCGCAGCAGGCTGGAGAAACGATGGATGAAATTGCCGAAGAGGTGATGCGTATGACACGCCTGGTGCGCGAAATTGCCAGTGCTTCTAACGAACAAAGTAGCGGAATTGAACAGGTGAATATCGCTGTCAGCCAGATGGATGAGGCGGCGCAGCAAAATGCGGCGTTGGTCCAGGAATCTACCGCGGCAACCCGTTCGCTGGAAGAGCAGTCGCAGCAGTTAGTCGCGGCGATGGCGACGTTCAGGTGCTAATGGGTTAAAACCATCCTTATAACGACCCTCCTTGTCAGGAGAGGGCGAAATCGGACCCCCTCCCAGCCTCCCCCTTACCAGGGGGAGGAGCTAAAGCCCTTTGCAGGGAGAGGGTGAGGGCAAATTTAAGCGTCCGGATACTCACGGATAAAACGCTCTACATCATCAACCATATGCTCGTTTCCGACAAAGAACGGGCGGCGTTGGTGCAGGGTTTCCGGAATAATATCCAGAATACGTTCTTTACCGTCACTTGCTTTGCCACCGGCTTGTTCAGCAAGGAACGCCATCGGGTTACCTTCATACAGCAAACGCAGCTTCCCTTGCGGGTGGCTTGCGGTGCTTGGGTAGAGATAAATCCCGCCTTTCAGCAAGTTGCGGTGGAAGTCTGCAACCAGAGAGCCGATGTAGCGTGAGGTATAAGGGCGCTGCGTTTTGGCATCTTCTTCCTGGCAGAACTTAATATACTTTTTCACACCCTGCGGGAAACGGATGTAGTTCCCTTCGTTGATGGAATAGGTATTGCCCGTTTCCGGGAAGCGCATACGCTCCTGGCACAGGCAGAAAACGCCGAGTGACGGATCGTAGGTGAAGGCATGAACGCCGCAACCGGTGGTGTAAACCAGCATGGTTGAGGAGCCGTAAACCACATATCCCGCCGCCACTTGCTTATTCCCCGGCTGGAGAAAATCGGCTTCGGTGACTGGCGTACCCACCGGCGTAATACGGCGATAGATAGAGAAAATTGTACCGACTGACACGTTAACGTCGATGTTAGATGAACCATCTAGCGGGTCCATCAGCACCACATATTTGGCATGTTCCGCGCCTTCAAAAACAACAATCTCATCTTCTTCTTCGGAAGCCACACCCGCCACAATCCCTCGGGCTTTCAGTGCTGCTTTCAGTTTTTCGTTTGCGAACAGATCAAGTTTTTGCTGCACCTCGCCCTGAATGTTTTCCGCGCCGCTGGCACCTAAAATATCAACCAGACCGGCTTTGTTGATATCGCGGTGGATGATTTTTGCGCCGAGCTTTATTGCCGACAGTAAGGCAGTCAGTTCACCAGTGGCGTGCGAGAACTCATGCTGCTTTTCGACAATAAATTCACCTAACGTTTTCATAACACTTTCCCTGCATCTGTTAATTAAATGAAGCGATTGCAACAATCCTAACAAAGATTCAAATAGTAGCGTACTGGTGAATCGCGCCAGCAAATTACGGAATTAACTTAAATGCGATTTGCGAGCACTCAACATGCGGTTAGAATGTGCGCCAAATAATGAAAGGATAGTTTTTATGCGCATTCATATTCTGGGTATTTGCGGCACCTTTATGGGCGGTCTGGCGATGCTGGCCCGCTCGTTGGGCCATGAAGTGACTGGCTCGGATGCCAACGTGTACCCGCCAATGAGTACCCTGTTAGAAGAGCAGGGTATTGAATTAATTCAAGGTTACGACCCAAGCCAGCTCGATCCGCAGCCGGATCTGGTGATTATCGGTAACGCGATGACGCGTGGGAATCCGTGTGTTGAAGCGGTGCTTGAGAAAAGCATTCCTTACATGTCTGGCCCACAGTGGCTGCATGATTTCGTCCTGCGTGACCGTTGGGTGATTGCTGTGGCGGGTACGCACGGTAAAACCACCACGGCGGGCATGGCGACCTGGATTCTTGAAGCCTGCGGTTACAAGCCTGGTTTTGTGATCGGTGGCGTGCCGGGTAACTTCGATGTTTCTGCGCGTCTGGGCGAAAGCTCATTCTTCGTGATTGAAGCGGACGAATACGACTGCGCGTTCTTCGACAAGCGTTCCAAATTTGTGCACTACTGCCCGCGCACGCTGATCCTCAATAACCTTGAGTTCGACCACGCGGATATTTTTGACGACCTGAAAGCGATTCAGAAACAGTTCCACCATCTGGTGCGCATCGTGCCAGGACAGGGGAAAATTATCTGGCCTGAAAACGACACCAATATTAAACAAACTCTGGCGATGGGCTGCTGGAGCGAGCAAGAGCAGGTGGGCGAGCAGGGTCACTGGCAGGCGAAAAAGCTCAACCCGGATGCTTCACATTGGGAAGTGTATCTGGACGGCGAGCGTGTTGGCGAAGTGCACTGGCA
This genomic window from Buttiauxella gaviniae contains:
- the fbp gene encoding class 1 fructose-bisphosphatase, with product MKTLGEFIVEKQHEFSHATGELTALLSAIKLGAKIIHRDINKAGLVDILGASGAENIQGEVQQKLDLFANEKLKAALKARGIVAGVASEEEDEIVVFEGAEHAKYVVLMDPLDGSSNIDVNVSVGTIFSIYRRITPVGTPVTEADFLQPGNKQVAAGYVVYGSSTMLVYTTGCGVHAFTYDPSLGVFCLCQERMRFPETGNTYSINEGNYIRFPQGVKKYIKFCQEEDAKTQRPYTSRYIGSLVADFHRNLLKGGIYLYPSTASHPQGKLRLLYEGNPMAFLAEQAGGKASDGKERILDIIPETLHQRRPFFVGNEHMVDDVERFIREYPDA
- a CDS encoding DUF2931 family protein; protein product: MEGKNMRVNTILSLSFLLVLVGCQAEKTSQDCCSSPVAKGDWTLPYGEWEFAFMTPNALPATVTRVGIIDTAGYLYDMRTLDGTHDDPDSIGTWSKLVRSGSVYFNKAKQPPQYMIFCWDSIIDKKSYETSLFFPESVWRKMMTPAEYKSRSGKTVWYKTMLFGLAPEGKVRVWLQDVGDHPNYPVPVEKLKTVSGDLMTVCKGMSKHPEGYEYYGETPDFIKGKTYPYGAW
- a CDS encoding DUF2931 family protein, which codes for MNIKKILALSLLLALAGCQAEKTSQDCCSSLAAKGDWTLPYGEWQFDFFTPKLLPAVVTHARIIDTAGYLYTFNTLDSTQDDPNVVGAWNNNTRTTSLHFNKARQPPQYMIFCWDSIIDKKSYETSLFFPESVWRKMRISTGKDMFGNIAWYDTILFGLAPEGKVRVWLQNSAGGENYPVPVEKLKTVSGDRMTVCKGITQSDFSYGYDQDIKDFIKGKTYPYGAW
- a CDS encoding methyl-accepting chemotaxis protein, producing MLRNLSIRTGLLTLLAVMTFLLLVVSGMGIYALQQSSISLKNINRLQGEQMVRLSDGYVSLLRARNGAGQAVRQMEIGMMEDATKSTDYVASDVAAAQQQLKEFIDSGVDDEEGNRLIQNLSQSYAEYLAKGINPMLAALNKQSPDDYYDLLEHVLIPQAQKFDTDVDIFKQWGEQRGNNEVEAVQRHKTLVLTFIIIAALLTAGIIVLVWLALRHLLLKPLNQSIEQLEFVAKGDLTQPLPPAGNNEFGRLAAAITVMRDSLMESVSRVRDASSQIDTGSRELAAGNQNLAQRTESTATSLEQTAASMEQITATVKQNADNAEQAHKLAKDVSETADRGSEMVCYVIEKMRDISSSSDRIADILSVIDGIAFQTNILALNASVEAARAGEQGRGFAVVAGEVRTLASRSADAAKEIRTLISDSQNHVGEGRELAQQAGETMDEIAEEVMRMTRLVREIASASNEQSSGIEQVNIAVSQMDEAAQQNAALVQESTAATRSLEEQSQQLVAAMATFRC
- the mpl gene encoding UDP-N-acetylmuramate:L-alanyl-gamma-D-glutamyl-meso-diaminopimelate ligase, encoding MRIHILGICGTFMGGLAMLARSLGHEVTGSDANVYPPMSTLLEEQGIELIQGYDPSQLDPQPDLVIIGNAMTRGNPCVEAVLEKSIPYMSGPQWLHDFVLRDRWVIAVAGTHGKTTTAGMATWILEACGYKPGFVIGGVPGNFDVSARLGESSFFVIEADEYDCAFFDKRSKFVHYCPRTLILNNLEFDHADIFDDLKAIQKQFHHLVRIVPGQGKIIWPENDTNIKQTLAMGCWSEQEQVGEQGHWQAKKLNPDASHWEVYLDGERVGEVHWQLVGEHNMHNGLMAIAAARHVGVTPADAAKALDSFVNARRRLELRGEENGVTVYDDFAHHPTAILATLAALRGKVGGTARILAVLEPRSNTMKMGLSKDDLAPSLGRADEVFLLQPPHIPWQVVEVAEACIQPAHWSADVDTLVDMVVKTAQPGDHILVMSNGGFGGIHQKLLDALAKKAQLQA
- a CDS encoding DUF2931 family protein; amino-acid sequence: MEGKNMRVTTILSLSFLLALAGCQAEKTSQDCCSSLAAKGDWTLPYGEWEFAFMTPNALPATVTRVGIIDTAGYLYDMRTLDGTHDDPDSVGTWSKLVRSGSVYFNKARQPPQYMIFCWDSIIDKKSYETSLFFPEPVWRKMMTPAEYKSRSGKTVWYKTMLFGLAPEGKVRVWLQDVGDHPNYPVPVEKLKTVSGDRMTVCKGITQSDFSYGYDQDIKDFIKGKTYPYGAW